One Natator depressus isolate rNatDep1 chromosome 6, rNatDep2.hap1, whole genome shotgun sequence DNA window includes the following coding sequences:
- the EIF2B2 gene encoding translation initiation factor eIF2B subunit beta isoform X1, with translation MPGAPEKESELSEQIEAFVARLKRGGERLSSEEAARQTVGLLRKIIGHGRWSNAGDLMVLIRKEGKRMTVAQPSETTVGNMVRRVLKIIREEYGRLRGRSEESDQQESLHKLLTSGGLSEDFSTPYPPLRANVIEAISELLIELEGTTDNIAMQALEHIHSNEVIMTIGYSRTVEAFLKEAARKRKFHVIVAECAPFCQGHEMAVRLSKEEIETTVMSDAAIFAVMSRVNKVIIGTKTILANGALIAVSGTHTLALAAKHHSTPLIVCAPMFKLSPQFPNEEDSFYKFVSPQEVLPFTEGEILSKINVHCPVFDYVPPELITLFISNIGGNAPSYIYRLMSELYHPDDHEL, from the exons ATGCCGGGCGCGCCCGAGAAGGAGTCGGAGCTGTCGGAGCAGATCGAGGCCTTCGTGGCTCGGCTGAAGCGGGGCGGGGAGCGGCTGAGCTCAGAGGAGGCGGCGCGGCAGACGGTGGGGCTGCTGCGGAAGATCATCGGCCATGGGCGCTGGAGCAACGCGG GGGACTTGATGGTGCTGATTCGGAAGGAGGGCAAGAGGATGACTGTAGCCCAGCCGTCTGAGACCACTGTGGGAAACATGGTGCGGCGAGTGCTGAAGATCATtcgcgaggagtacggcag GCTCCGTGGACGCAGTGAGGAGAGTGACCAGCAGGAGTCACTGCACaagcttctgacctctggaggactCAGCGAGGACTTCAGCACTCCCTATCCCCCACTCAGGGCTAATGTGATTGAAGCTATCAGTGAGCTGCTGATAGAGCTGG AGGGCACCACTGATAACATTGCGATGCAGGCGCTGGAGCACATCCACTCCAACGAGGTAATCATGACCATTGGTTACTCTCGCACCGTCGAGGCCTTCCTGAAGGAGGCAGCACGCAAGCGGAAATTCCATGTCATTGTGGCGGAGTGTGCGCCCTTCTGCCAG GGTCATGAAATGGCTGTCCGTCTATCCAAAGAGGAGATTGAAACCACTGTCATGAGCGATGCAGCCATCTTTGCTGTCATGTCTCGAGTCAACAAg GTGATCATTGGTACGAAGACAATCTTGGCCAATGGTGCGTTGATTGCTGTAAGTGGGACTCATACCCTGGCACTGGCAGCTAAACACCACTCCACTCCCCTCATCGTCTGTGCACCCATGTTCAAGCTTTCACCGCAG TTCCCCAATGAAGAGGATTCATTCTACAAGTTTGTCTCTCCACAAGAAGTGCTGCCATTCACAGAAG GGGAGATCCTGTCAAAGATCAATGTTCACTGCCCAGTTTTTGACTATGTTCCCCCAGAGCTCATTACTCTCTTCATCTCCAACATTGGGGGTAATGCACCCTCCTACATCTATCGCCTCATGAGTGAGCTCTACCATCCTGATGACCATGAACTCTAA
- the EIF2B2 gene encoding translation initiation factor eIF2B subunit beta isoform X2 gives MLPPSHRPALEVPGSRSDYPSVRPSLTHPEITACPRGDLMVLIRKEGKRMTVAQPSETTVGNMVRRVLKIIREEYGRLRGRSEESDQQESLHKLLTSGGLSEDFSTPYPPLRANVIEAISELLIELEGTTDNIAMQALEHIHSNEVIMTIGYSRTVEAFLKEAARKRKFHVIVAECAPFCQGHEMAVRLSKEEIETTVMSDAAIFAVMSRVNKVIIGTKTILANGALIAVSGTHTLALAAKHHSTPLIVCAPMFKLSPQFPNEEDSFYKFVSPQEVLPFTEGEILSKINVHCPVFDYVPPELITLFISNIGGNAPSYIYRLMSELYHPDDHEL, from the exons ATGCTTCCTCCCAGCCACAGGCCCGCGCTCGAGGTTCCTGGTTCTCGCAGTGATTATCCCTCCGTCCGCCCCTCTCTCACCCACCCTGAGATCACGGCTTGCCCCCGGG GGGACTTGATGGTGCTGATTCGGAAGGAGGGCAAGAGGATGACTGTAGCCCAGCCGTCTGAGACCACTGTGGGAAACATGGTGCGGCGAGTGCTGAAGATCATtcgcgaggagtacggcag GCTCCGTGGACGCAGTGAGGAGAGTGACCAGCAGGAGTCACTGCACaagcttctgacctctggaggactCAGCGAGGACTTCAGCACTCCCTATCCCCCACTCAGGGCTAATGTGATTGAAGCTATCAGTGAGCTGCTGATAGAGCTGG AGGGCACCACTGATAACATTGCGATGCAGGCGCTGGAGCACATCCACTCCAACGAGGTAATCATGACCATTGGTTACTCTCGCACCGTCGAGGCCTTCCTGAAGGAGGCAGCACGCAAGCGGAAATTCCATGTCATTGTGGCGGAGTGTGCGCCCTTCTGCCAG GGTCATGAAATGGCTGTCCGTCTATCCAAAGAGGAGATTGAAACCACTGTCATGAGCGATGCAGCCATCTTTGCTGTCATGTCTCGAGTCAACAAg GTGATCATTGGTACGAAGACAATCTTGGCCAATGGTGCGTTGATTGCTGTAAGTGGGACTCATACCCTGGCACTGGCAGCTAAACACCACTCCACTCCCCTCATCGTCTGTGCACCCATGTTCAAGCTTTCACCGCAG TTCCCCAATGAAGAGGATTCATTCTACAAGTTTGTCTCTCCACAAGAAGTGCTGCCATTCACAGAAG GGGAGATCCTGTCAAAGATCAATGTTCACTGCCCAGTTTTTGACTATGTTCCCCCAGAGCTCATTACTCTCTTCATCTCCAACATTGGGGGTAATGCACCCTCCTACATCTATCGCCTCATGAGTGAGCTCTACCATCCTGATGACCATGAACTCTAA
- the EIF2B2 gene encoding translation initiation factor eIF2B subunit beta isoform X3 — translation MPGAPEKESELSEQIEAFVARLKRGGERLSSEEAARQTVGLLRKIIGHGRWSNAGDLMVLIRKEGKRMTVAQPSETTVGNMVRRVLKIIREEYGRLRGRSEESDQQESLHKLLTSGGLSEDFSTPYPPLRANVIEAISELLIELEGTTDNIAMQALEHIHSNEVIMTIGYSRTVEAFLKEAARKRKFHVIVAECAPFCQGHEMAVRLSKEEIETTVMSDAAIFAVMSRVNKFPNEEDSFYKFVSPQEVLPFTEGEILSKINVHCPVFDYVPPELITLFISNIGGNAPSYIYRLMSELYHPDDHEL, via the exons ATGCCGGGCGCGCCCGAGAAGGAGTCGGAGCTGTCGGAGCAGATCGAGGCCTTCGTGGCTCGGCTGAAGCGGGGCGGGGAGCGGCTGAGCTCAGAGGAGGCGGCGCGGCAGACGGTGGGGCTGCTGCGGAAGATCATCGGCCATGGGCGCTGGAGCAACGCGG GGGACTTGATGGTGCTGATTCGGAAGGAGGGCAAGAGGATGACTGTAGCCCAGCCGTCTGAGACCACTGTGGGAAACATGGTGCGGCGAGTGCTGAAGATCATtcgcgaggagtacggcag GCTCCGTGGACGCAGTGAGGAGAGTGACCAGCAGGAGTCACTGCACaagcttctgacctctggaggactCAGCGAGGACTTCAGCACTCCCTATCCCCCACTCAGGGCTAATGTGATTGAAGCTATCAGTGAGCTGCTGATAGAGCTGG AGGGCACCACTGATAACATTGCGATGCAGGCGCTGGAGCACATCCACTCCAACGAGGTAATCATGACCATTGGTTACTCTCGCACCGTCGAGGCCTTCCTGAAGGAGGCAGCACGCAAGCGGAAATTCCATGTCATTGTGGCGGAGTGTGCGCCCTTCTGCCAG GGTCATGAAATGGCTGTCCGTCTATCCAAAGAGGAGATTGAAACCACTGTCATGAGCGATGCAGCCATCTTTGCTGTCATGTCTCGAGTCAACAAg TTCCCCAATGAAGAGGATTCATTCTACAAGTTTGTCTCTCCACAAGAAGTGCTGCCATTCACAGAAG GGGAGATCCTGTCAAAGATCAATGTTCACTGCCCAGTTTTTGACTATGTTCCCCCAGAGCTCATTACTCTCTTCATCTCCAACATTGGGGGTAATGCACCCTCCTACATCTATCGCCTCATGAGTGAGCTCTACCATCCTGATGACCATGAACTCTAA